One window from the genome of Pyxicephalus adspersus chromosome 6, UCB_Pads_2.0, whole genome shotgun sequence encodes:
- the RNF135 gene encoding E3 ubiquitin-protein ligase RNF135 — MYVPLPLLFRFRFPVMAEERFVLLRLQPTDLQCTVCMGHYNCPSTLPCGHTFCRVCIEEYWRDGAHCNCPICQKAFPGRPELSKNTDLAALVEALHDQEPRTHDNCPRCMGPGATKLCLPCMATICPEHQLLHRGGSQRHLLVTVYNAGWPCRGHERGLQYFCISHSAPLCPACVLQHQECEMEPLLERYKRNRERLEQRIRYLDEKISSKEQMIGNQKDSYREIQIVICDMKDNLTRDFREMRDYLEKQERASFWRMQQEQEAAQKAASQEMQLLLGDIEGMNKEKAELQECIENDWIAVLKDSRSQFSEASTSSPKKHYSFDENRLVDTTDAIFKIKTSMISHPLLEEVPCPPKQVFEESLILQASPGANMPSTSSPERSVNRLLQWATHISFDPQTVNNRLALSDDLKTVTVTNKNIQYEKSERRFTTSQVLCLESFSSQCCYWEISTKDSHGWGVGAATADMARDGKLGRNNLSWCVEWSKDRLCAWHNNQDICVAIPRPLTIGVLLDLQEQKLTFYSISADSQILIHVYNLQRQGPIFPAVWLYGLTVGNSLTIRDIQRINMSHQ, encoded by the exons ATGTATgttcccctccccctcctctttcgGTTTCGGTTCCCGGTGATGGCGGAGGAGAGGTTCGTGTTGTTGCGGTTGCAGCCCACAGATCTGCAGTGCACGGTGTGTATGGGGCATTACAATTGCCCCAGCACCCTGCCCTGTGGTCACACGTTCTGCAGGGTGTGCATAGAGGAGTATTGGAGGGACGGCGCCCACTGCAACTGCCCCATCTGTCAGAAAGCCTTCCCGGGCCGGCCCGAGCTCAGCAAGAACACCGACCTGGCGGCCCTGGTGGAGGCTCTACATGACCAGGAACCCCGCACCCATGACAACTGCCCCCGGTGTATGGGCCCCGGGGCAActaaactctgcctgccctgcATGGCGACCATCTGCCCCGAGCACCAACTCCTGCACCGCGGGGGCTCACAGCGACACCTGCTGGTCACCGTGTACAATGCAGGCTGGCCATGCAGGGGACACGAGCGGGGACTGCAGTACTTCTGTATTTCGCACAGCGCCCCCCTGTGCCCGGCGTGTGTATTGCAACATCAGGAATGCGAGATGGAACCCCTGCTGGAGCGCTACAAGAGGAACAGG GAAAGACTCGAGCAGCGGATTCGTTATCTGGATGAGAAGATCAGCAGTAAGGAGCAGATGATTGGTAACCAGAAGGATTCGTACCGTGAGATCCAG ATTGTGATTTGTGATATGAAGGACAATCTGACCCGGGACTTCCGTGAAATGCGAGACTATCTGGAGAAGCAGGAGCGGGCGTCCTTCTGGAGGATGCAGCAGGAACAGGAGGCGGCTCAGAAAGCCGCTTCCCAGGAGATGCAGCTCCTCCTAGGGGACATTGAAGGTAtgaataaagaaaaggcggaGCTACAGGAGTGCATAGAAAACGATTGGATTGCCGTGCTGAAG GATTCCAGGTCACAATTCAGCGAAGCCTCCACTTCCTCCCCCAAGAAACATTACTCGTTTGATGAAAACCGCCTCGTGGACACCACAGACGCCATTTTCAAAATTAAGACGAGCATGATATCCCACCCGCTGCTGGAAGAGGTTCCGTGTCCCCCCAAACAAG TGTTTGAGGAGTCATTGATCCTACAGGCATCTCCAGGAGCCAACATGCCAAGCACATCAAGTCCAGAGAGAAGTGTGAACAGGCTCTTGCAGT GGGCCACTCACATCTCCTTCGACCCGCAGACCGTCAACAACCGCTTGGCCCTGTCAGACGACCTGAAGACGGTGACGGTGACAAACAAGAACATTCAGTACGAGAAGAGCGAGCGCAGGTTCACCACCAGCCAGGTCCTTTGCTTGGAAAGTTTCTCCAGCCAATGCTGCTACTGGGAGATCAGCACAAAGGACAGCCATGGCTGGGGGGTCGGAGCCGCCACCGCTGACATGGCAAGGGATGGAAAACTTGGACGGAACAATCTATCGTGGTGTGTAGAATGGAGCAAAGATCGCCTGTGTGCCTGGCACAACAACCAGGACATCTGCGTGGCCATTCCCAGACCGCTCACCATCGGCGTCCTCCTCGACCTCCAGGAACAGAAGCTGACATTTTATTCCATCTCTGCAGATAGCCAAATCCTCATTCACGTCTATAACCTGCAGCGCCAGGGCCCAATCTTCCCCGCAGTGTGGTTGTATGGCCTGACGGTGGGGAACTCCCTGACTATACGAGACATACAGAGGATTAACATGTCACACCAGTAG
- the RHOT1 gene encoding mitochondrial Rho GTPase 1 (The sequence of the model RefSeq protein was modified relative to this genomic sequence to represent the inferred CDS: added 57 bases not found in genome assembly), whose protein sequence is METVLPIMNQYSEIETCVECSAKNLKNISELFYYAQKAVLHPTGPLYCPEEKELKPSCIRALTRIFKISDLDNDGILNDAELNFFQRTCFHIPLAPQALEDVKNVVRKNVYDGVSNNGLTLKGFLFLHTLFIQRGRHETTWTVLRRFGYDDDLELTPEYLFPQLKVHVDCTTELNHHAYLFLQSIFDKHDQDRDCALSPEELKDLFQVFPYMPWGPDVNNTVCTNEKGWITYQGFLSQWTLTTYLDVQRCLEYLGYLGYSILTEQESQATAITVTRDKKIDLHKRQTQRSVFRCNVIGSKGCGKSGILQAHLGRNLMRQKKIRPEHKSYYAINTVYVYGQEKYLLLHHVTECEGLSPADTVCDVVCLVYDITNPKSFEYCARIFKQHFMDSRTPCLIVAAKSDLQEVKQESSISPADFCKKHKMPPPQAFTCSTADSPSRDIFIKMTTMSMYPHARLRCLCTCNRCTFCLCQNLLHSDLVQAVKNKLFTAVVNRLRAWLDVLGESLIADADSSLGHQVHPVNHMEYSIFMDTSADPALDMTRHMSQAELKGSTFWLRASFGATVFAVLGFAMYKALLKQR, encoded by the exons tgctcaGCCAAAAACTTGAAGAACATCTCTGAATTATTCTATTATGCCCAGAAAGCTGTGCTACACccaacaggtcctctttactgtCCTGAGGAGAAGGAG CTGAAGCCATCCTGTATACGAGCACTCACTCGCATCTTTAAGATTTCTGATTTGGACAATGATGGGATATTAAATGATGCCGAGCTAAACTTCTTCCAG AGAACCTGTTTCCATATTCCGCTCGCCCCACAAGCCCTGGAAGATGTGAAAAACGTTGTGCGTAAGAACGTCTATGATGGAGTGTCCAACAATGGTCTGACCCTGAAAG GGTTCCTGTTTCTGCACACGCTCTTCATTCAGAGGGGGAGACATGAGACCACATGGACTGTCCTGCGGAGATTCGGATATGATGATGACCTAGAGCTGACACCAGAATATTTATTCCCTCA GTTGAAGGTTCATGTGGATTGTACAACAGAACTGAACCATCACGCTTATCTGTTCTTACAAAGCATCTTCGACAAGCACGACCAG GACCGGGACTGTGCCTTATCTCCAGAAGAGCTGAAAGATTTATTTCAAGTCTTCCCTTATATGCCATGGGGCCCTGATGTAAATAACACCGTCTGCACCAATGAAAAGGGCTGGATCACTTACCAGGGCTTTCTCTCCCAGTGGAC GCTGACGACTTACCTGGATGTCCAGAGGTGTCTGGAGTATTTGGGCTATTTGGGCTACTCCATACTTACAGAGCAGGAGTCCCAGGCCACTGCAATCACAG TAACTAGAGACAAAAAGATCGACTTGCACAAGAGGCAGACTCAGCGCAGTGTCTTCCGGTGTAATGTCATTGGCTCTAAAGGATGTGGGAAGAGCGGTATTCTTCAGGCTCATCTAGGGAGGAACCTGATG AGACAAAAGAAGATCCGGCCGGAGCACAAGTCTTACTATGCAATAAATACTGTCTATGTATACGGACAGGAGAAGTATTTGCTG TTGCACCATGTCACGGAATGCGAGGGCTTATCTCCTGCCGATACCGTGTGTGACGTCGTCTGTCTGGTCTATGACATCACCAACCCTAAGTCCTTTGAATACTGTGCCAGGATATTTAAG CAACACTTCATGGACAGCCGGACACCCTGCCTTATTGTGGCTGCCAAGTCTGACCTGCAGGAGGTGAAGCAGGAGAGCAGCATCTCCCCTGCTGATTTCTGTAAAAAGCACAAGATGCCTCCACCTCAAGCCTTCACGTGTTCCACGGCAGACAGCCCCAGCCGAGACATCTTCATAAAGATGACCACTATGTCTATGTATCC TCACGCCCGGTTACGCTGCCTCTGTACCTGCAATAGGTGTACGTTCTGCCTGTGTCAGAATCTGCTCCACTCTGACCTCGTCCAGGCCGTAAAGAACAAACTCTTCACCGCCGTTGTTAacag GTTGAGAGCCTGGCTAGATGTGTTGGGGGAGTCTCTGATTGCAGACGCAGACAGCAGCCTGGGACACCAAGTCCACCCCGTCAACCACATGGAATATTCCATCTTCATGGACACGTCCGCTGACCCAGCGCTAGACATGACCAG GCACATGTCACAGGCGGAGCTCAAAGGTTCCACATTTTGGTTGCGAGCAAGTTTTGGTGCCACAGTGTTTGCCGTCCTGGGATTTGCCATGTACAAAGCTTTGCTAAAACAGCGATAA